One genomic segment of Linepithema humile isolate Giens D197 chromosome 5, Lhum_UNIL_v1.0, whole genome shotgun sequence includes these proteins:
- the TppII gene encoding tripeptidyl-peptidase 2 isoform X2: protein MADVIDCNFPVWGLLPKKETGVTQFLTKYPEYDGRGVIIAILDSGVDPGAPGMQMTSDGKPKIIERFDCSGAGDVDTNKVVQAPDGYINGLTGRKLKVPSTWNNPSGQYHIGLKNLYSLYPTKLKERVVAERKKHLWDDGHKTALAEASRQLQEFESKNPQLSTVEERLQKEELEARVEVLNSLEKKYCDAGPTYDCVVFHDGNIWRACIDTSEEGNLEAGVFLGEYSVTREFAPLTQEDQLNISINIHDEGNTLEIVSLCSSHGTHVASIAAAYFPDNPELNGVAPGAQIISLTVGDGRLGTMETGTAVVRAMIHIMKRKEKVHVINMSYGEHAHWSNTGRIGELMNEVIDVYGVSWVASAGNLGPALCTIGTPPDISSNSIISVGAYVSPDMMVAEYSLREKMAGMPYTWSSRGPMIDGGAGVTVCAPGGAITSVPNFTLRKSQLMNGTSMASPHVTGAVAVLISGLLAKGCPYSPYSIKRALENTALFVSNLDPFAQGSGLLQVERAFDNLVSYCDAPERDIRFAINCGINNSKGIHMRTGIIDRPKDYAVTVEPVFINSENIDPARKIDFNLKLTLVCDASWVQYPTHLDLMHMPRAFAIRIEASNLPEGVHATSVRAYDVTNVAKGPVFQIPVTVVQPMTLPKTALLPDLTYTNILFKPNTIQRHFILVPEDATWAVLRLKSTEKDKTGRFVIHTVQLKPRLACKTHEVNRIINVTSQSETVQPFAVQSGLILEVVIAKYWANLGDMFIDYCIEFHGIHMICGNLTMQSGDGINRLELRSSLRNEEVVPNVSLKTSVQVLKPNESKITPLRVRDIIPPCRQIYELQLTYIFHSGKATEITPNAALLSDLLYESEYESQMWMLYDSNKQLISCGDAYPSKYTIQKLEKGDYTLKMHVRHEKRDLLERLTDMPLLLSQKLSTPINLDIYANHSQAIIGGKKMVAASIPPGHVLPLYVAPLSNESNTENKVSKYATPGSYLQGTLTFCKDDVGKKVDSHVFKYIISEPAKKNSNTTTKSEKEKTTKWDEYNEAIRDLKCNYLAKFEPGEHANQLYAELKGVFSDHLPVHTAMLTSLDSPEARRHVPHDDLSENAVAFANQIITVADSVITNIDQDKLLAYYGLKNDQRPDAAKIKVTMEKQKNSLIEGLVKKGCALARLYVHGTKTGEGDGSFEHLLESVTHHWQEVQKFAEPTDNKVIILSLWHAHINKHYGRYLKLLIRYYEEKPLKEIDEKCIEIARIMGWEHWSRLLITSIPARYPTTYKLF, encoded by the exons ATGGCAGACGTCATTGATTGTAATTTTCCTGTTTGGGGGTTGCTGCCTAAAAAAGAGACGGGTGTCACTCAATTCCTCACCAAATACCCCGAGTACGATGGACGGGGCGTCATCATCGCGATCCTCGATTCCGGAGTGGATCCTGGAGCTCCTGGTATGCAG ATGACATCAgatggaaaaccaaaaattattgaaagattTGACTGTAGTGGAGCAGGAGATGTAGACACTAACAAAGTTGTTCAAGCACCAGATGGATATATTAATGGTTTAACTGGTCGTAAATTAAAg GTTCCATCTACTTGGAATAATCCTAGTGGACAGTATCATATtggtttaaaaaatctgtattCATTATATCCTACTAAATTAAAGGAAAGAGTAGTAGCAGAGCGTAAAAAGCATCTTTGGGATGATGGACATAAGACAGCACTTGCAGAAGCTTCCAGGCAATTACag GAATTTGAGAGCAAGAATCCTCAATTATCGACTGTGGAAGAAAGACTGCAGAAAGAAGAACTTGAAGCCCGTGTTGAAGTATTGAACAGCCTTGAGAAAAAGTATTGTGATGCAGGGCCCACTTATGATTGCGTTGTTTTTCACGATGGTAACATTTGGAG aGCATGTATTGATACTTCTGAAGAAGGTAATTTAGAAGCTGGCGTTTTCCTTGGTGAATATTCTGTCACGAGGGAATTTGCTCCTCTTACTCAAGAAGATCAGttaaatattagtattaatattcATGATGAAGGAAATACGTTAGAAATTGTCAGCTTGTGTT CAAGTCATGGTACACACGTGGCATCAATCGCGGCTGCGTATTTTCCCGATAATCCCGAATTAAACGGGGTAGCACCAGGTGCCCAAATTATTTCGCTAACTGTCGGTGATGGACGTCTTGGTACAATGGAAACTGGAACTGCTGTTGTACGAGCAATGATTCATATTATGAAACGCAAAGAGAAGGTTCACGTTATAAACATGAGTTACGGAGAGCACGCTCACTGGTCGAATACAGGTAGAATAGGAGAACTGATGAATGAAGTTATTGACGTATATGGTGTATCCTGGGTTGCGTCCGCTGGCAATCTTGGACCAGCTCTATGTACTATtg gaaCACCTCCTGACATCAGTTCAAACAGTATTATTAGTGTCGGCGCATATGTGTCGCCCGACATGATGGTAGCTGAATATTCTTTAAGAGAAAAGATGGCAGGCATGCCATATACTTGGTCCTCCCGTGGCCCAATGATAGACGGAGGTGCTGGTGTGACAGTGTGTGCACCAGGAGGTGCTATCACCAGTGTCCCAAATTTTACACTTAGGAAAAGTCAACTTATGAATGGCACAAGTATGGCAAGTCCACATGTAACTGGAGCAGTTG CGGTTCTTATATCGGGCCTTCTCGCCAAAGGTTGTCCATATTCTCCCTATAGTATAAAAAGGGCTCTGGAAAATACCGCTCTGTTTGTATCCAATTTAGATCCATTTGCACAAGGCTCTGGCCTATTGCAAGTCGAACGTGCATTTGATAATCTTGTCTCGTATTGCGATGCTCCTGAAAGAGACATTCGATTTGCCATTAACTGCGGCATTAACAATTCGAAAGGTATTCATATGAGAACGGGTATCATTGATCGTCCAAAGGATTATGCAGTTACTGTCGAACCAGTATTCATAAATAGTGAAAATATAG atcCAGCACGCAAAATTGACTTCAATCTGAAGTTAACACTTGTGTGTGATGCTTCGTGGGTTCAATATCCAACACACTTGGACTTGATGCATATGCCTCGTGCTTTTGCGATTAGAATTGAAGCTTCTAACTTACCAGAAGGTGTTCATGCAACCag tgtGCGGGCATACGATGTAACCAATGTCGCGAAAGGACCAGTATTCCAAATTCCTGTGACTGTCGTCCAACCAATGACACTTCCGAAGACTGCTCTTCTTCCAGACTTAACAtatacaaacattttatttaaacctAATACGATTCAACGTCATTTTATTCTTGTTCCGGAAGATGCTACTTGGGCAG TTCTCAGATTGAAAAGCACAGAGAAGGATAAAACTGGTAGATTTGTGATTCACACCGTTCAACTAAAACCTCGTCTGGCTTGTAAGACTCATGAAGTTAACAGAATAATTAACGTTACATCTCAGTCGGAAACTGTTCAACCATTTGCTGTGCAG AGTGGATTAATACTAGAAGTAGTTATTGCGAAATATTGGGCAAATCTGGGTGACATGTTTATTGATTATTGCATAGAATTTCATGGAATTCATATGATATGTGGTAATCTTACGATGCAATCAGGAGATGGAATAAATCGTCTTGAATTACGTAGCTCTCTCAGAAATGAAGAAGTTGTACCCAATGTCTCTCTGAAAACATCTGTTCAAGTCTTAAA GCCTAATGAATCGAAAATTACTCCTCTACGAGTGCGTGACATTATCCCGCCGTGTCgacaaatatatgaattacAATTAACATACATATTCCACTCAGGAAAAGCAACTGAAATCACACCAAACGCTGCATTGCTTAGTGATTTGTTGTATGAGAGTGAATATGAGAGTCAAATGTGGATGCTTTATGACAGTAACAAGCAACTAATAAGTTGTGGAGATGCATATCCGTCTAAa TATACAAtccaaaaattagaaaaaggagATTATACTTTGAAGATGCATGTGCGTCACGAAAAAAGAGATTTGTTGGAAAGATTGACAGATATGCCGTTACTTCTGAGTCAGAAACTTAGCACACCAATTAATTTGGATATTTATGCTAATCATTCGCAAGCTATTATTGGTGGGAAAAAAATGGTGGCTGCATCAATTCCACCTGGTCACGTTCTTCCTCTATACGTCGCTCCATTGTCTAATGAAAGCAA CACTGAAAACAA AGTATCCAAATACGCTACCCCCGGTAGTTATCTTCAAGGTACATTGACTTTCTGTAAAGATGATGTCGGAAAGAAGGTGGATAGTcacgtatttaaatatatcatatctGAACCGGCCAAGAAAAATAGCAACACTACTACTAAATctgagaaagagaaaactaCGAAATGGGATGAATACAATGAAGCAATAAGagatttaaaatgcaattatctTGCAAAATTTG AACCCGGCGAACATGCCAATCAGTTGTACGCGGAGTTGAAAGGCGTCTTCTCAGATCATTTACCCGTTCACACTGCCATGCTGACATCGCTGGACTCTCCCGAAGCGCGGCGACATGTACCGCATGATGATCTTTCCGAAAATGCTGTTGCATTTGCCAATCAAATAATAACAGTTGCCGACTCTGTGATTACGAATATCGATCAAGATAAGTTGTTAGCTTATTATGGACTGAAAAACGATCAACGTCCCGACGCGGCTAAAATCAAGGTAACAATGGAGAAGCAAAAGAACAGTTTGATTGAAGGATTAGTGAAAAAAGGATGTGCACTGGCACGGTTGTACGTGCATGGAACAAAAACTGGTGAGGGAGATGGATCCTTCGAACATTTACTTGAAAGTGTTACACATCACTGGCAAGAAGTACAGAAATTCGCTGAACCCACAGATAATAAG GTCATTATTTTATCCTTATGGCACGCAcacattaataaacattacgggcgttatttgaaattattgatacGTTATTATGAGGAGAAACCACTTAAGGAAATTGACGAAAAGTGCATTGAAATTGCAAGGATTATGGGATGGGAACATTGGTCACGTCTTTTAATCACAAGTATACCGGCACGTTACCCAACAACATACAAATTGTTTTGA